One genomic region from Kamptonema formosum PCC 6407 encodes:
- a CDS encoding GAF domain-containing sensor histidine kinase — protein sequence MNLVENTQELKQRLDREVLLRRITKRIRQSLELPEILICASQEVRGFLGTDRVMIYRFNTDGSGEVVAESINNNRLPSLKGLNFPADDIPQEAREMYVNLRQRTIVDVNSGLMGLSPLDSAETGESLTSEEIRYRSVDTCHATYLRAMGVQSSVVVPILCDLSEQEITDHLGISQSRTQNLKSKTELWGLLVSHHCESNRISETDLQLVQLVVDQISIAISHSNLLGQTREQALREAKVNRVATLLHGQPTIQLKAALEATVKDLQGAGGRVYFKNKNQKVKDKNISATAINPEGINFSEDDLPTSFELFTCGEQPSLPKWEKEIPIEEHPLWQQWAEAGFKAAGFKQINEVSQFPIPNSQFSIPNSQFPILIVTDLYKEPSFRVLVPAFQSTQIRGLLVVPLQYRQHLLGYLTIFRNEIETERLWAGRFESNVKQQLPRQSFELWRELKKGQSREWNSREIEQVKAIGNHFSMAIQQYTLYKEVQNLNINLERQVQERTSQLQQSLELAKVLGRVTDQIRSTLDLKKILQTIVREVRTLLHTDRVVIYQFIKGREGEVVVESIASLSDITRSGRSSILGIKAPENCFPEESACLYRQGRVQAINDIYQDDLAPCHRKFLESLQIRASLIVPIGTDALLWGLLITHECSGPRVWQNSERDLLQQLAHQAAIAIHQAELYEASQAAAIAEQAKAQQLGRTLGELRHTQAQLIQTEKMSGLGQLVAGVAHEINNPVNFIYGNISHVTEYTKDLLDLVELYEQEYPAPNDRISEHTQAIDLDFLAKDLPKILDSMKMGAERIRQLVLSLRNFSRLDQADKKPVDIHEGLESTLVILQHRLKAKPDRPAIELFKEYGNLPLVECYAGLLNQVFMNIISNAIDALEMGIRDRGMRQKNLEDTGISTQNSIFFTPNDTPAYIRIRTELTDPETAVISIQDNGQGIPQNLVSQIFNPFFTTKPVGQGTGLGLSISYQIIVEKHKGVLRCISQPGEGTEFRIEIPVN from the coding sequence CGATGGTAGCGGCGAAGTAGTTGCCGAGTCTATTAATAATAATCGCCTTCCATCCCTTAAAGGCCTAAATTTTCCAGCCGATGATATTCCTCAAGAAGCGCGAGAGATGTATGTCAATCTACGGCAGCGTACAATAGTTGATGTTAATTCCGGGTTAATGGGTTTGAGTCCGCTGGATTCTGCGGAGACAGGAGAATCACTGACAAGTGAAGAGATCAGGTATAGATCCGTAGACACTTGCCACGCGACTTATCTGAGGGCAATGGGAGTGCAATCCTCTGTAGTAGTTCCGATTTTATGCGATCTAAGCGAGCAAGAAATAACCGACCATTTAGGAATTTCCCAATCGCGAACTCAAAATTTAAAATCTAAAACTGAACTTTGGGGACTTTTAGTTTCTCACCACTGCGAATCGAATCGCATTTCAGAAACAGATTTACAGCTAGTCCAGTTAGTAGTCGATCAAATTTCAATCGCGATTTCTCATTCCAATCTTCTGGGACAAACTCGCGAACAAGCACTTCGTGAAGCTAAAGTTAACCGAGTTGCAACTCTTTTGCATGGTCAACCCACTATTCAATTGAAAGCTGCTTTAGAAGCTACTGTTAAAGATCTTCAAGGTGCTGGGGGTAGAGTTTATTTTAAGAATAAAAATCAAAAGGTTAAGGATAAAAATATATCGGCAACAGCCATAAATCCTGAAGGGATAAATTTCTCAGAGGATGACCTTCCTACTTCCTTTGAGCTGTTTACTTGCGGCGAACAGCCAAGTCTACCAAAATGGGAAAAAGAGATACCGATTGAAGAGCATCCTTTATGGCAGCAGTGGGCAGAAGCAGGCTTCAAAGCAGCAGGTTTCAAACAGATAAATGAGGTTTCCCAATTCCCAATTCCCAATTCCCAATTCTCAATTCCCAATTCTCAATTCCCAATTTTGATCGTTACGGATTTATATAAAGAGCCTTCATTTAGAGTATTAGTTCCAGCTTTTCAATCTACTCAAATTCGGGGTTTACTCGTAGTTCCGCTCCAATATCGCCAACACTTACTCGGTTATTTGACAATTTTTCGGAATGAAATTGAGACTGAAAGGTTATGGGCAGGTCGCTTTGAAAGTAATGTTAAACAACAGCTTCCTAGACAATCTTTTGAATTATGGCGAGAACTAAAAAAAGGTCAATCCCGTGAGTGGAATAGCCGTGAGATTGAGCAAGTGAAAGCTATAGGCAATCACTTTTCGATGGCAATTCAGCAGTACACTCTTTACAAAGAAGTTCAAAATCTTAATATTAATTTGGAACGTCAAGTTCAAGAACGGACTTCACAGTTGCAGCAGTCTTTGGAGTTGGCAAAGGTATTAGGAAGAGTTACAGACCAAATTCGCAGTACGCTGGATTTAAAAAAAATCTTGCAAACGATTGTGCGAGAAGTACGAACTTTGCTGCATACCGATCGCGTTGTGATTTACCAGTTTATCAAAGGTAGAGAAGGCGAGGTTGTAGTAGAAAGCATTGCCTCTCTCTCAGATATAACCCGCAGTGGGCGGAGTTCTATTTTAGGCATTAAAGCCCCAGAAAACTGCTTTCCAGAGGAGTCCGCGTGTCTTTATCGGCAAGGACGGGTGCAGGCAATTAATGATATTTATCAGGATGATTTAGCGCCTTGTCACCGAAAGTTTTTGGAGAGTCTTCAGATCAGAGCGAGTTTAATTGTACCAATTGGAACCGATGCTTTGCTGTGGGGGTTATTGATTACCCACGAATGTTCAGGGCCGAGAGTTTGGCAAAATTCTGAAAGGGATTTACTGCAACAGCTAGCTCATCAAGCTGCGATCGCCATCCACCAAGCAGAACTTTATGAAGCCAGCCAAGCCGCCGCTATTGCAGAGCAAGCCAAGGCTCAACAGTTAGGTAGGACTCTGGGGGAACTACGGCACACTCAAGCTCAACTAATTCAAACGGAGAAAATGTCGGGACTAGGACAATTAGTTGCAGGTGTTGCTCACGAAATTAATAACCCAGTTAACTTTATCTACGGTAACATTTCTCACGTTACTGAATACACTAAAGATTTACTGGATTTAGTAGAATTGTACGAACAGGAGTACCCTGCACCCAACGATCGAATTAGCGAACATACCCAAGCTATTGATTTAGACTTTCTGGCAAAAGATTTACCAAAAATTCTCGACTCAATGAAAATGGGAGCCGAGCGTATTCGCCAGCTAGTTCTGTCTTTACGCAATTTCTCACGCTTAGATCAAGCAGATAAAAAACCAGTTGACATCCACGAAGGTCTAGAAAGTACGCTGGTAATCTTGCAGCATCGGCTCAAAGCTAAGCCAGACCGTCCTGCTATTGAGCTTTTCAAAGAGTATGGAAATCTGCCGCTAGTTGAGTGTTATGCTGGTCTGTTAAATCAGGTATTTATGAATATCATTAGCAATGCTATTGATGCTCTAGAAATGGGGATTCGAGATCGGGGTATGAGGCAAAAAAACTTAGAAGATACCGGAATTTCGACTCAAAACTCAATATTTTTTACGCCTAATGATACGCCGGCTTACATTCGGATTCGGACTGAATTGACCGATCCTGAAACTGCGGTTATCTCCATTCAAGATAATGGTCAAGGAATTCCTCAAAATTTGGTTTCTCAGATATTTAATCCCTTTTTTACCACTAAGCCTGTCGGTCAAGGGACGGGATTAGGTTTATCAATCAGCTACCAAATTATAGTAGAAAAACACAAAGGTGTACTTAGGTGTATTTCTCAACCAGGGGAAGGTACTGAGTTTAGGATTGAAATTCCAGTAAATTAA